In Streptomyces sp. 840.1, one DNA window encodes the following:
- the ftsH gene encoding ATP-dependent zinc metalloprotease FtsH — MTSPVPPRDRTDQPWRSEGAPPPPPPRRKMPGGWGGLLLTALAVYLIANLVLSFFNGEEEPTIAYTEFSKQVTSGNVSKIYSKGDAIQGQLKKEAKVPGKKDDKYTKFVTQRPAFADDNLWAELVKDDVTVTAEPVVKERSFLANLLISLAPMLLLVVLWIFIARRMSRGGMGGGMGGFGRKAPPKPVELEGGRRTTFDDVAGIDEVEGELDDVVDFLKNPDAYRKMGARMPGGVLLAGPPGTGKTLLARAVAGEAGVPFFSASASEFIEMIVGVGAGRVRELFAEARKIAPAIVFIDEIDTIGRVRGGGSGMGGHDEREQTLNQILTEMDGFSGSEGVIVLAATNRADVLDPALTRPGRFDRIVQVSPPDKSGREAILEIHTRQIPMSDDVDLGQVARTTPGMTGADLANLANEAALLAVRRGQPQVNGADLSDALEKVQLGAERSLVMSDEERRRTAFHESGHALLGMLQPGADPVRKVTIVPRGRALGVTLSTPDADKYAYTEEYLRGRIIGALGGMAAEQVVFGVVTTGAESDLEQVTGLARGMVGRWGMSHKVGRLTAIPADAQQAYGLSAAPSTLDAVDGEMRRIVDECYEEACRLLADNRDRLDSLAGALLEHETLDEVAAYRAAGITRLDKP, encoded by the coding sequence GTGACCAGTCCGGTACCTCCCCGCGACCGCACCGACCAGCCCTGGCGCTCCGAGGGCGCCCCGCCGCCCCCGCCGCCCCGCCGGAAGATGCCCGGGGGCTGGGGCGGACTGCTGCTGACCGCGCTGGCCGTCTACCTGATCGCCAACCTGGTGCTCTCCTTCTTCAACGGGGAGGAGGAGCCGACGATCGCGTACACGGAGTTCAGCAAGCAGGTCACCTCGGGCAACGTCTCCAAGATCTACTCCAAGGGCGATGCCATCCAGGGGCAGCTCAAGAAGGAGGCGAAGGTCCCGGGCAAGAAGGACGACAAGTACACCAAGTTCGTCACCCAGCGGCCCGCCTTCGCCGACGACAACCTCTGGGCCGAGCTGGTCAAGGACGACGTCACGGTCACGGCCGAACCGGTCGTCAAGGAACGCAGCTTCCTGGCCAACCTGCTGATCTCGCTGGCGCCGATGCTGCTGCTCGTCGTCCTCTGGATCTTCATCGCCCGGCGGATGTCGCGGGGCGGCATGGGCGGCGGGATGGGCGGCTTCGGCCGCAAGGCCCCGCCCAAGCCGGTCGAGCTGGAGGGCGGCCGGCGCACCACCTTCGACGACGTGGCCGGCATCGACGAGGTCGAGGGCGAGCTCGACGACGTGGTGGACTTCCTGAAGAACCCCGACGCCTACCGGAAGATGGGCGCCAGGATGCCCGGGGGAGTCCTGCTCGCCGGTCCTCCCGGCACCGGCAAGACGCTGCTGGCGCGGGCGGTCGCCGGAGAGGCGGGGGTGCCGTTCTTCTCGGCCTCGGCCTCCGAGTTCATCGAGATGATCGTCGGCGTCGGCGCGGGGCGGGTCCGCGAGCTGTTCGCGGAGGCGCGCAAGATCGCCCCGGCCATCGTCTTCATCGACGAGATCGACACCATCGGACGGGTCCGAGGCGGCGGCTCCGGCATGGGCGGCCACGACGAGCGCGAACAGACGCTGAACCAGATCCTCACCGAGATGGACGGCTTCTCCGGCTCGGAGGGGGTGATCGTGCTCGCCGCCACCAACCGCGCCGACGTCCTCGACCCGGCGCTCACCCGGCCCGGCCGCTTCGACCGGATCGTCCAGGTCAGTCCGCCGGACAAGAGCGGCCGGGAGGCGATCCTGGAGATCCACACCCGGCAGATCCCGATGTCCGACGACGTGGATCTGGGCCAGGTGGCCCGGACGACCCCGGGGATGACCGGCGCCGATCTGGCCAACCTCGCCAACGAGGCCGCGCTGCTCGCCGTCAGGCGGGGGCAGCCGCAGGTCAACGGCGCCGACCTCTCGGACGCCCTGGAGAAGGTCCAGCTCGGCGCGGAACGCTCGCTCGTGATGTCGGACGAGGAGCGCCGCAGGACCGCCTTCCACGAGAGCGGACACGCGCTCCTCGGCATGCTCCAGCCCGGAGCCGACCCGGTCCGCAAGGTCACCATCGTGCCGCGCGGCCGGGCACTCGGGGTCACGCTCTCCACGCCGGACGCCGACAAGTACGCGTACACCGAGGAGTACCTGCGTGGCCGGATCATCGGCGCGCTCGGCGGGATGGCGGCCGAGCAGGTGGTCTTCGGCGTCGTCACCACGGGCGCGGAGAGCGATCTGGAGCAGGTCACCGGCCTGGCCCGCGGCATGGTGGGCCGCTGGGGCATGAGCCACAAGGTGGGCCGGCTGACGGCGATCCCGGCCGACGCCCAGCAGGCGTACGGCCTGAGCGCGGCGCCCTCGACGCTGGACGCGGTGGACGGGGAGATGCGGCGCATCGTCGACGAGTGCTACGAGGAGGCGTGCCGGCTCCTGGCGGACAACCGGGACCGGCTGGACTCGCTCGCCGGGGCGCTGCTGGAGCACGAGACGCTGGACGAGGTGGCCGCCTACCGGGCCGCCGGCATCACCCGGCTGGACAAGCCGTAG
- a CDS encoding P-II family nitrogen regulator: MKLITAVVKPHRLDEIKEALQAFGVQGLTVTEASGYGRQRGHTEVYRGAEYTVDLVPKIRIEVLVEDEDAEQLIEVVVKAARTGKIGDGKVWSVPVETAVRVRTGERGPDAL, encoded by the coding sequence ATGAAGCTCATCACCGCAGTCGTGAAGCCCCACCGGCTTGACGAGATCAAGGAGGCCCTCCAGGCCTTCGGCGTCCAGGGCCTCACGGTCACGGAGGCCAGCGGCTACGGGCGCCAGCGCGGCCACACCGAGGTCTACCGGGGCGCCGAGTACACCGTCGACCTCGTCCCGAAGATCCGCATCGAGGTCCTCGTCGAGGACGAGGACGCCGAACAGCTCATCGAGGTCGTCGTCAAGGCCGCCCGGACCGGCAAGATCGGTGACGGCAAGGTCTGGAGCGTGCCGGTCGAGACCGCGGTCCGGGTCCGCACCGGCGAACGCGGCCCCGACGCACTCTGA
- the ffh gene encoding signal recognition particle protein translates to MFDTLSDRLAATFKNLRGKGRLSEADIDATAREIRIALLEADVALPVVRSFIANVKERARGVEVSQALNPAQQMIKIVNEELVSILGGETRRLRFAKNPPTVIMLAGLQGAGKTTLAGKLGLWLKGQGHSPLLVACDLQRPNAVNQLSVVADRAGVAVYAPEPGNGVGDPVQVAKDSIEHARAKQYDVVVVDTAGRLGIDQELMQQAADIRDAVSPDEILFVVDAMIGQDAVNTAEAFRDGVGFDGVVLSKLDGDARGGAALSIAHVTGKQIIFASNGEKLEDFDAFHPDRMASRILDMGDLLTLIEQAEKTFSQDEAAKMASKLASSKGKDFTLDDFLAQMEQVRKMGSISKLLGMLPGMGQIKDQINNIDERDVDRTAAIIKSMTPKERAEPTLINGSRRARIAKGSGVEVSAVKNLVERFFEARKMMSKMAQGGGMPGMPGMPGMGGGPGRQKKQVKQAKGKRKSGNPMKRKAEEAAEAARREQAAQGALGLPAGQGGRPAEDFELPDEFKKFMG, encoded by the coding sequence GTGTTCGATACTCTCTCCGACCGCCTTGCCGCGACTTTCAAGAACCTCAGGGGCAAGGGCCGCTTGTCCGAGGCGGACATCGACGCCACGGCTCGCGAGATCCGTATCGCCCTGCTCGAGGCCGATGTCGCCCTGCCCGTCGTCCGGTCCTTCATCGCCAACGTCAAGGAGCGGGCGCGCGGCGTCGAGGTCTCCCAGGCGCTGAATCCCGCGCAGCAGATGATCAAGATCGTCAACGAGGAGCTCGTCTCCATCCTCGGTGGCGAGACCCGCCGGCTGCGGTTCGCCAAGAACCCGCCGACCGTGATCATGCTCGCCGGTCTCCAGGGCGCCGGTAAGACGACCCTCGCCGGAAAGCTCGGCCTCTGGCTCAAGGGCCAGGGCCACTCCCCGCTGCTCGTCGCCTGTGACCTCCAGCGCCCCAACGCCGTCAACCAGCTGAGCGTCGTCGCGGACCGCGCTGGTGTCGCGGTGTACGCGCCGGAGCCGGGCAACGGCGTCGGTGACCCGGTCCAGGTCGCCAAGGACTCGATCGAGCACGCCCGCGCCAAGCAGTACGACGTGGTGGTCGTCGACACCGCCGGCCGCCTCGGTATCGACCAGGAGCTGATGCAGCAGGCCGCGGACATCCGCGACGCCGTCAGCCCCGACGAGATCCTCTTCGTCGTCGACGCGATGATCGGCCAGGACGCGGTCAACACCGCCGAGGCCTTCCGCGACGGCGTCGGCTTCGACGGCGTGGTGCTCTCCAAGCTCGACGGTGACGCCCGCGGCGGTGCGGCCCTGTCGATCGCCCACGTCACCGGCAAGCAGATCATCTTCGCGTCGAACGGTGAGAAGCTCGAGGACTTCGACGCCTTCCACCCCGACCGGATGGCCTCGCGCATCCTCGACATGGGTGACCTGCTCACCCTGATCGAGCAGGCGGAGAAGACCTTCAGCCAGGACGAGGCCGCCAAGATGGCCTCCAAGCTGGCGTCCAGCAAGGGCAAGGACTTCACGCTCGACGACTTCCTCGCCCAGATGGAGCAGGTCCGCAAGATGGGCTCCATCTCCAAGCTGCTCGGGATGCTGCCCGGCATGGGGCAGATCAAGGACCAGATCAACAACATCGACGAGCGCGACGTGGACCGCACCGCCGCGATCATCAAGTCGATGACCCCGAAGGAGCGCGCCGAGCCGACGCTCATCAACGGCTCGCGCCGGGCCCGTATCGCCAAGGGCTCCGGTGTCGAGGTCAGCGCCGTGAAAAACCTGGTCGAGCGGTTCTTCGAGGCCCGCAAGATGATGTCGAAGATGGCGCAGGGCGGCGGCATGCCGGGGATGCCGGGCATGCCGGGCATGGGCGGCGGCCCCGGCCGGCAGAAGAAGCAGGTCAAGCAGGCCAAGGGCAAGCGCAAGAGCGGCAACCCGATGAAGCGCAAGGCGGAGGAGGCGGCCGAGGCCGCCCGCCGCGAGCAGGCGGCGCAGGGCGCGCTCGGTCTGCCGGCCGGTCAGGGCGGCCGGCCCGCCGAGGACTTCGAGCTGCCGGACGAGTTCAAGAAGTTCATGGGCTGA
- a CDS encoding [protein-PII] uridylyltransferase yields the protein MTSTEVTTESEDSGPSGYAAARLSLLQEKARSGPPRRAALASLTDDWLSALFASAAEHAGVRGAALVAVGGYGRGELSPRSDLDLLLLHDGSADAGAVATLADRIWYPVWDLGLALDHSVRTPAEARKTAGEDLKVQLGLLDARPVAGDLGLVATLRTAILADWRNQAPKRLPALDELCRERAERQGELQFLLEPDLKEARGGLRDATALRAVAASWVADAPREGLAEARRVLLDARDALHLTTGRATDRLALQEQDQVAGALGLLDADALLRQVYEAARTVSYATDVTWREVNRVLRARSVRPRLRAMLGGGRAPAVDRSPLADGVVEADGEVVLARTARPERDPVLVLRAAAAAAQSELPLSRHVVRHLAGAAKPLPVPWPAEAREELVTLLGAGEATVPVWEALEAEGLITRLLPDWERVHCRPQRNPVHTWTVDRHLVETAVRASSLTRHVGRPDLLLVAALLHDIGKGWPGDHSVAGEVIARDMAARIGFDPHDVGVIATLVRHHLLLIETATRRDLDDPATVRSVATAVGSASTLELLHALTEADALATGPAAWSTWRASLVTDLVRRVAAVLAGEAPEEPEPEAPSAEQERLAIEALRTGEPVLALHAQTEAPQEEDAPEPVGVELLIALPDRPGVLPAAAGVLALHRLTVRAADLRAVELPTEIGESADVLLLSWRVAAEYGSLPQAARLRADLVRALDGSLDIRSRLAEREAAYPRRRGVKAPPPRVKVAAAGSQLATVIEVRAQDAPGLLHRIGRALEQSAVRVRSAHVSTLGANAVDAFYVTDADGRPLPPDRAGELAQEVEKALG from the coding sequence GTGACGAGTACCGAAGTGACCACCGAATCCGAGGACTCGGGACCCAGCGGCTATGCGGCGGCCCGGCTGAGCCTTCTCCAGGAGAAGGCCCGGTCCGGGCCGCCGCGCCGTGCGGCCCTCGCCTCGCTCACCGACGACTGGCTGAGCGCCCTCTTCGCCTCGGCGGCCGAACACGCGGGCGTCCGGGGCGCCGCCCTCGTCGCCGTCGGCGGCTACGGACGCGGCGAACTCTCCCCGCGCAGCGACCTCGACCTGCTGCTCCTGCACGACGGCAGCGCCGACGCCGGAGCCGTCGCCACCCTGGCCGACCGCATCTGGTACCCCGTCTGGGACCTCGGCCTCGCCCTCGACCACTCCGTACGCACCCCGGCGGAGGCCCGCAAGACGGCGGGCGAGGACCTGAAGGTGCAGCTCGGCCTCCTGGACGCCAGGCCCGTCGCCGGCGACCTCGGCCTCGTCGCCACCCTGCGCACCGCGATCCTCGCCGACTGGCGCAACCAGGCCCCCAAGCGGCTGCCCGCGCTCGACGAACTCTGCCGCGAACGGGCCGAGCGCCAGGGCGAGCTCCAGTTCCTCCTGGAACCCGACCTCAAGGAGGCCCGCGGCGGACTGCGTGACGCCACCGCCCTGCGCGCCGTCGCCGCCTCCTGGGTCGCCGACGCGCCCCGCGAAGGCCTCGCCGAGGCCCGCCGCGTCCTGCTGGACGCCCGCGACGCCCTGCACCTGACGACCGGCCGCGCCACCGACCGCCTCGCCCTCCAGGAACAGGACCAGGTCGCCGGCGCCCTCGGCCTCCTGGACGCCGATGCCCTGCTGCGCCAGGTCTACGAGGCCGCCCGCACCGTCTCCTACGCCACCGACGTCACCTGGCGCGAGGTCAACCGGGTGCTGCGCGCCCGCTCGGTCCGCCCCAGGCTGCGCGCCATGCTCGGCGGCGGCAGGGCCCCGGCCGTCGACCGCAGCCCCCTCGCGGACGGCGTCGTCGAGGCCGACGGCGAGGTGGTGCTCGCCCGCACCGCCCGGCCCGAACGCGACCCGGTGCTCGTGCTGCGTGCGGCCGCCGCGGCCGCCCAGTCCGAACTCCCGCTCTCCCGCCACGTCGTACGCCACCTCGCCGGCGCCGCCAAACCGCTGCCGGTGCCGTGGCCGGCCGAGGCCCGCGAGGAGCTCGTCACCCTGCTCGGCGCGGGCGAGGCCACCGTGCCCGTCTGGGAGGCCCTCGAGGCGGAGGGGCTGATCACCCGGCTGCTGCCCGACTGGGAACGGGTCCACTGCCGCCCCCAGCGCAACCCCGTCCACACCTGGACCGTCGACCGCCACCTCGTCGAGACGGCCGTCCGCGCCTCCTCGCTCACCCGCCACGTCGGCCGCCCCGACCTGCTGCTCGTCGCCGCGCTGCTGCACGACATCGGCAAGGGCTGGCCCGGCGACCACTCCGTCGCCGGCGAGGTCATCGCCCGCGACATGGCCGCCCGGATCGGCTTCGACCCGCACGACGTGGGCGTCATCGCCACCCTCGTACGCCACCACCTCCTGCTCATCGAGACCGCCACCCGCCGCGACCTCGACGACCCGGCGACCGTCCGTTCCGTCGCCACCGCCGTCGGCAGCGCCTCCACCCTGGAGCTGCTGCACGCGCTCACCGAGGCCGACGCGCTCGCCACCGGGCCCGCCGCCTGGTCCACCTGGCGCGCCTCCCTCGTCACCGACCTGGTCAGGCGCGTCGCTGCGGTCCTGGCCGGCGAGGCACCCGAGGAGCCCGAGCCCGAGGCCCCGAGCGCCGAACAGGAGCGGCTGGCCATCGAGGCCCTGCGCACCGGCGAACCGGTCCTCGCCCTGCACGCCCAGACCGAGGCCCCGCAGGAGGAGGACGCCCCCGAACCCGTCGGCGTCGAACTGCTCATCGCCCTCCCGGACCGGCCCGGGGTCCTGCCCGCCGCCGCCGGGGTCCTCGCCCTGCACCGGCTCACCGTCCGCGCGGCGGACCTGCGGGCCGTCGAGCTCCCCACCGAAATCGGCGAGAGCGCCGACGTACTGCTGCTCAGCTGGCGGGTCGCCGCCGAGTACGGTTCCCTGCCCCAGGCCGCCCGGCTGCGCGCCGACCTCGTACGCGCCCTGGACGGCTCCCTGGACATCCGCTCCCGCCTCGCCGAGCGGGAGGCGGCCTACCCGCGCCGCCGCGGGGTGAAGGCCCCGCCGCCGAGGGTGAAGGTCGCGGCGGCCGGCTCGCAGCTGGCCACGGTGATCGAGGTGCGCGCCCAGGACGCCCCGGGACTGCTGCACCGGATCGGCCGGGCGCTGGAGCAGAGCGCGGTACGGGTGCGCAGCGCGCATGTGTCGACGCTGGGGGCCAACGCCGTGGACGCGTTCTACGTCACGGACGCGGACGGGCGGCCGCTGCCCCCCGACCGCGCCGGGGAACTCGCCCAGGAGGTCGAGAAGGCGCTCGGCTGA